The Taeniopygia guttata chromosome 6, bTaeGut7.mat, whole genome shotgun sequence genome contains a region encoding:
- the JAKMIP3 gene encoding janus kinase and microtubule-interacting protein 3 isoform X2 has protein sequence MAKRGSSSRARGDKPDALAALQAANEELRAKLTDIQIELQQEKSKVSKLEREKNQEVKQIKEHEQHKSTVVVTELKVKLHEDKMKELQAVRETLLRQHEAELLRVIKIKDNEIQRLQTLLNAVREGGPDKVKTVLLTEAKEEAKKGFEVEKIKMQQEISELKGAKKQVEEALTMVIQADKMKAAEIRSVYHLHQEEITRIKRECEREIRRLMEEIKFKDRAVFVLERELGVRAGHAQRLQLQKEALDEQLSQLKESDRHLSSPKRELPYASGAGDASDHSGSPEQQLDEKDARRFQLKIAELSGIIRKLEDRNALLSEERNELLKRLREAESQYKPILDKNKRLSRKNEELSHALRRMENKLKFVTQENIAMRQRTGVIRRPSSLNDLDHSQEEREVDFLRLQVIEQQNIIDELSKTLETAGYVKSVMERDKLLRFRKQRKKMTRIPKPVVETFYGYDEEASLESDGSSISYQTDRTDQTPCTPEDDLEEGMAKEETELRFRQLTMEYQALQRAYALLQEQVGGTLDAEREVKTREQLQAEIHRSQAQIEDLEKALAEQGQDMKWIEEKQALYRRNQELVEKIRQMEAEEARLKHDVQDAKDQNELLEFRILELEERERRSPAITFHHGPFTEGKSPLQVYCEAEGVTDIVVAELMKKLDILGDNAVSNLTNEEQVVIIQARTVLTLAEKWLQQIEVTESALQQKMLDLENEKELFSKQKGYLDDELDFRKQSLDQAHKQILELEAMLYDALQQEAGAKISELLSEEEKEKLKSAVEQWKRQVMSELRERDAQILRERMELIQHAQQRIKELEERIEGQKRQIKELEEKLSFFGHSPSGHMHKPPEATAAAPAVLAGGTALLPEPLAETWHSPSPEPPGSLLLATAGAGWGTASGAEPGWERVLRAPRSLWRGQN, from the exons ATGGCCAAGAGGGGCTCCAGCAGCCGCGCCAGGGGGGACAAGCCCGACGCGCTGGCCGCCCTGCAGGCCGCCAACGAGGAGCTCAGGGCCAAGCTCACCGACATCCAGATTGAGCTCCAGCAGGAGAAGAGCAAG GTCAGCAAGTTGGAAAGGGAGAAGAATCAGGAAGTGAAGCAGATCAAGGAGCACGAACAGCATAAAAGCACAGTGGTGGTCACAGAGCTCAAAGTCAAACTTCATGAAGACAAAATGAAGGAGCTCCAAGCTGTTCGAGAAACTCTTCTGAGACAGCACGAAGCCGAGCTGCtcagagtaataaaaattaaagacaatGAAATCCAGAGACTCCAGACCCTGCTGAACGCCGTGCGTGAGGGGGGCCCCGACAAGGTGAAAACGGTGCTGCTCACCGAGGCCAAGGAGGAGGCCAAGAAGGGCTTCGAGGTGGAGAAAATCAAAATGCAGCAAGAAATTTCTGAGCTGAAGGGGGCCAAGAAGCAGGTGGAGGAGGCTCTGACGATGGTGATCCAGGCTGACAAGATGAAAGCAGCCGAGATCAGGAGTGTGTACCACCTGCACCAGGAGGAGATCACCCGCATCAAGAGGGAGTGCGAGAGGGAAATCCGCAGGCTG ATGGAGGAGATTAAGTTTAAGGACAGAGCAGTCTTCGTGCTGGAGAGAGAGTTAGGGGTGCGAGCCGGGCACGCTCAGAGACTGCAGCTCCAAAAGGAGGCTTTAGATGAACAACTGTCCCAGCTCAAAGAGTCTGACCGGCATCTGAGCAGCCCCAAGCGGGAACTTCCTTATGCAAGTGGTGCAGGAGACGCTTCAGATCATTCGGGAAGCCCT GAACAGCAGTTGGATGAAAAGGACGCCCGGCGCTTCCAGCTGAAAATCGCAGAGCTGAGCGGGATCATCCGCAAGCTGGAGGACAGGAACGCGCTGCTGTCGGAGGAGAGGAACGAGCTG TTGAAGCGTCTCAGAGAAGCAGAAAGTCAGTATAAGCCCATTTTGGACAAAAACAAACGCCTCAGTAGGAAGAATGAGGAGTTGTCACATGCCTTACGTcgaatggaaaataaattgaaatttgTGACACAGGAAAATATTGCCATG AGGCAAAGAACTGGAGTGATAAGGAGACCAAGCTCCCTAAATGACCTTGACCACAGCCAGGAAGAAAGGGAAGTGGATTTCCTGAGACTACAAGTTATTGAGCAGCAAAACATCATTGATGAGCTCTCCAAG ACCCTGGAGACTGCTGGCTATGTGAAGAGTGTCATG GAACGTGATAAGCTGCTACGGTTcaggaagcagaggaaaaaaatgacaagAATTCCTAag CCGGTGGTGGAGACGTTCTATGGCTACGACGAGGAGGCTTCCCTGGAGTCCGATGGCTCCTCCATCTCCTACCAAACCGACCGCACTGACCAGACCCCCTGCACGCCTGAGGACGACCTGGAGGAG GGCATGGCCAAGGAGGAGACGGAGCTGCGGTTCCGGCAGCTGACGATGGAGTACCAGGCCCTGCAGCGCGCCTAcgccctgctgcaggagcaggtcGGGGGCACCCTGGATGCAGAACGAGAAGTCAAG ACACGTGAGCAGCTCCAAGCAGAAATACACCGGTCCCAGGCTCAGAtagaagacctggagaaggctctggctgagcagggacag GACATGAAGTGGATTGAGGAGAAGCAGGCCTTGTACAGAAGGAATCAGGAACTGGTAGAAAAG ATCAGGCAGATGGAGGCCGAGGAGGCGCGCCTCAAACACGACGTGCAGGACGCGAAGGACCAGAACGAGCTGCTGGAGTTCAGGatcctggagctggag gagagagagagacgCTCCCCGGCCATCACCTTCCACCACGGCCCCTTCACGGAGGGGAAGAGCCCTCTGCAGGTGTACTGCGAGGCCGAAGGTGTAACA GACATCGTAGTAGCAGAGCTGATGAAAAAGTTGGACATTTTAGGGGATAACGCCGTAAGT AATCTGACCAACGAGGAGCAGGTGGTCATCATCCAGGCCAGGACTGTCCTGACGCTGGCTGAGAAG tgGCTCCAGCAGATCGAGGTGACCGAGTCTGCACTGCAGCAGAAGATGCTGGACCTGGAGAACGAGAAG GAGCTGTTCAGCAAGCAGAAGGGCTACCTGGACGATGAGCTGGACTTCAGGAAGCAGTCCCTGGACCAGGCTCACAAG CAAATTCTGGAATTAGAAGCCATGCTCTATGATGCCCTGCAGCAAGAAGCTGGAGCCAAAATTTCCGAACTTCTttcagaagaggagaaggagaagctgaAGAGCGCCGTGGAGCAGTGGAAGCGGCAGGTGATGAGCGAGCTCCGGGAGAGGGACGCCCAAATCCTGCGGGAAAGGATGGAGCTCATCCAGCACGCCCAGCAG AGAATTAAAGAGCTAGAAGAAAGAATTGAAGGccaaaaaagacaaataaaagagTTAGAGGAAAAG ctTTCATTCTTTGGTCATAGTCCTTCAGGCCACATGCACAAG CCCCCTGAGgccactgcagctgctcctgctgtcctTGCCGGAGGGACAGCGCTGCTCCCCGAGCCCCTGGCAGAGACTTGGCACTCCCCATCCCCGGAGCCACCTgggtccctgctgctggccacggcaggggcaggctggggcactgccagcggggctgagccgggctgggagcgggTCCTGAGAGCCCCGAGGAGCCTTTGGAGGGGACAGAACTGA
- the JAKMIP3 gene encoding janus kinase and microtubule-interacting protein 3 isoform X8: MAKRGSSSRARGDKPDALAALQAANEELRAKLTDIQIELQQEKSKVSKLEREKNQEVKQIKEHEQHKSTVVVTELKVKLHEDKMKELQAVRETLLRQHEAELLRVIKIKDNEIQRLQTLLNAVREGGPDKVKTVLLTEAKEEAKKGFEVEKIKMQQEISELKGAKKQVEEALTMVIQADKMKAAEIRSVYHLHQEEITRIKRECEREIRRLMEEIKFKDRAVFVLERELGVRAGHAQRLQLQKEALDEQLSQLKESDRHLSSPKRELPYASGAGDASDHSGSPEQQLDEKDARRFQLKIAELSGIIRKLEDRNALLSEERNELLKRLREAESQYKPILDKNKRLSRKNEELSHALRRMENKLKFVTQENIAMRQRTGVIRRPSSLNDLDHSQEEREVDFLRLQVIEQQNIIDELSKTLETAGYVKSVMERDKLLRFRKQRKKMTRIPKKPVVETFYGYDEEASLESDGSSISYQTDRTDQTPCTPEDDLEEGMAKEETELRFRQLTMEYQALQRAYALLQEQVGGTLDAEREVKTREQLQAEIHRSQAQIEDLEKALAEQGQDMKWIEEKQALYRRNQELVEKIRQMEAEEARLKHDVQDAKDQNELLEFRILELEERERRSPAITFHHGPFTEGKSPLQVYCEAEGVTDIVVAELMKKLDILGDNAVSNLTNEEQVVIIQARTVLTLAEKWLQQIEVTESALQQKMLDLENEKELFSKQKGYLDDELDFRKQSLDQAHKQILELEAMLYDALQQEAGAKISELLSEEEKEKLKSAVEQWKRQVMSELRERDAQILRERMELIQHAQQRIKELEERIEGQKRQIKELEEKPPEATAAAPAVLAGGTALLPEPLAETWHSPSPEPPGSLLLATAGAGWGTASGAEPGWERVLRAPRSLWRGQN, from the exons ATGGCCAAGAGGGGCTCCAGCAGCCGCGCCAGGGGGGACAAGCCCGACGCGCTGGCCGCCCTGCAGGCCGCCAACGAGGAGCTCAGGGCCAAGCTCACCGACATCCAGATTGAGCTCCAGCAGGAGAAGAGCAAG GTCAGCAAGTTGGAAAGGGAGAAGAATCAGGAAGTGAAGCAGATCAAGGAGCACGAACAGCATAAAAGCACAGTGGTGGTCACAGAGCTCAAAGTCAAACTTCATGAAGACAAAATGAAGGAGCTCCAAGCTGTTCGAGAAACTCTTCTGAGACAGCACGAAGCCGAGCTGCtcagagtaataaaaattaaagacaatGAAATCCAGAGACTCCAGACCCTGCTGAACGCCGTGCGTGAGGGGGGCCCCGACAAGGTGAAAACGGTGCTGCTCACCGAGGCCAAGGAGGAGGCCAAGAAGGGCTTCGAGGTGGAGAAAATCAAAATGCAGCAAGAAATTTCTGAGCTGAAGGGGGCCAAGAAGCAGGTGGAGGAGGCTCTGACGATGGTGATCCAGGCTGACAAGATGAAAGCAGCCGAGATCAGGAGTGTGTACCACCTGCACCAGGAGGAGATCACCCGCATCAAGAGGGAGTGCGAGAGGGAAATCCGCAGGCTG ATGGAGGAGATTAAGTTTAAGGACAGAGCAGTCTTCGTGCTGGAGAGAGAGTTAGGGGTGCGAGCCGGGCACGCTCAGAGACTGCAGCTCCAAAAGGAGGCTTTAGATGAACAACTGTCCCAGCTCAAAGAGTCTGACCGGCATCTGAGCAGCCCCAAGCGGGAACTTCCTTATGCAAGTGGTGCAGGAGACGCTTCAGATCATTCGGGAAGCCCT GAACAGCAGTTGGATGAAAAGGACGCCCGGCGCTTCCAGCTGAAAATCGCAGAGCTGAGCGGGATCATCCGCAAGCTGGAGGACAGGAACGCGCTGCTGTCGGAGGAGAGGAACGAGCTG TTGAAGCGTCTCAGAGAAGCAGAAAGTCAGTATAAGCCCATTTTGGACAAAAACAAACGCCTCAGTAGGAAGAATGAGGAGTTGTCACATGCCTTACGTcgaatggaaaataaattgaaatttgTGACACAGGAAAATATTGCCATG AGGCAAAGAACTGGAGTGATAAGGAGACCAAGCTCCCTAAATGACCTTGACCACAGCCAGGAAGAAAGGGAAGTGGATTTCCTGAGACTACAAGTTATTGAGCAGCAAAACATCATTGATGAGCTCTCCAAG ACCCTGGAGACTGCTGGCTATGTGAAGAGTGTCATG GAACGTGATAAGCTGCTACGGTTcaggaagcagaggaaaaaaatgacaagAATTCCTAag AAGCCGGTGGTGGAGACGTTCTATGGCTACGACGAGGAGGCTTCCCTGGAGTCCGATGGCTCCTCCATCTCCTACCAAACCGACCGCACTGACCAGACCCCCTGCACGCCTGAGGACGACCTGGAGGAG GGCATGGCCAAGGAGGAGACGGAGCTGCGGTTCCGGCAGCTGACGATGGAGTACCAGGCCCTGCAGCGCGCCTAcgccctgctgcaggagcaggtcGGGGGCACCCTGGATGCAGAACGAGAAGTCAAG ACACGTGAGCAGCTCCAAGCAGAAATACACCGGTCCCAGGCTCAGAtagaagacctggagaaggctctggctgagcagggacag GACATGAAGTGGATTGAGGAGAAGCAGGCCTTGTACAGAAGGAATCAGGAACTGGTAGAAAAG ATCAGGCAGATGGAGGCCGAGGAGGCGCGCCTCAAACACGACGTGCAGGACGCGAAGGACCAGAACGAGCTGCTGGAGTTCAGGatcctggagctggag gagagagagagacgCTCCCCGGCCATCACCTTCCACCACGGCCCCTTCACGGAGGGGAAGAGCCCTCTGCAGGTGTACTGCGAGGCCGAAGGTGTAACA GACATCGTAGTAGCAGAGCTGATGAAAAAGTTGGACATTTTAGGGGATAACGCCGTAAGT AATCTGACCAACGAGGAGCAGGTGGTCATCATCCAGGCCAGGACTGTCCTGACGCTGGCTGAGAAG tgGCTCCAGCAGATCGAGGTGACCGAGTCTGCACTGCAGCAGAAGATGCTGGACCTGGAGAACGAGAAG GAGCTGTTCAGCAAGCAGAAGGGCTACCTGGACGATGAGCTGGACTTCAGGAAGCAGTCCCTGGACCAGGCTCACAAG CAAATTCTGGAATTAGAAGCCATGCTCTATGATGCCCTGCAGCAAGAAGCTGGAGCCAAAATTTCCGAACTTCTttcagaagaggagaaggagaagctgaAGAGCGCCGTGGAGCAGTGGAAGCGGCAGGTGATGAGCGAGCTCCGGGAGAGGGACGCCCAAATCCTGCGGGAAAGGATGGAGCTCATCCAGCACGCCCAGCAG AGAATTAAAGAGCTAGAAGAAAGAATTGAAGGccaaaaaagacaaataaaagagTTAGAGGAAAAG CCCCCTGAGgccactgcagctgctcctgctgtcctTGCCGGAGGGACAGCGCTGCTCCCCGAGCCCCTGGCAGAGACTTGGCACTCCCCATCCCCGGAGCCACCTgggtccctgctgctggccacggcaggggcaggctggggcactgccagcggggctgagccgggctgggagcgggTCCTGAGAGCCCCGAGGAGCCTTTGGAGGGGACAGAACTGA
- the JAKMIP3 gene encoding janus kinase and microtubule-interacting protein 3 isoform X3 encodes MAKRGSSSRARGDKPDALAALQAANEELRAKLTDIQIELQQEKSKVSKLEREKNQEVKQIKEHEQHKSTVVVTELKVKLHEDKMKELQAVRETLLRQHEAELLRVIKIKDNEIQRLQTLLNAVREGGPDKVKTVLLTEAKEEAKKGFEVEKIKMQQEISELKGAKKQVEEALTMVIQADKMKAAEIRSVYHLHQEEITRIKRECEREIRRLMEEIKFKDRAVFVLERELGVRAGHAQRLQLQKEALDEQLSQLKESDRHLSSPKRELPYASGAGDASDHSGSPEQQLDEKDARRFQLKIAELSGIIRKLEDRNALLSEERNELLKRLREAESQYKPILDKNKRLSRKNEELSHALRRMENKLKFVTQENIAMRQRTGVIRRPSSLNDLDHSQEEREVDFLRLQVIEQQNIIDELSKTLETAGYVKSVMERDKLLRFRKQRKKMTRIPKKPVVETFYGYDEEASLESDGSSISYQTDRTDQTPCTPEDDLEEGMAKEETELRFRQLTMEYQALQRAYALLQEQVGGTLDAEREVKTREQLQAEIHRSQAQIEDLEKALAEQGQDMKWIEEKQALYRRNQELVEKIRQMEAEEARLKHDVQDAKDQNELLEFRILELEERERRSPAITFHHGPFTEGKSPLQVYCEAEGVTDIVVAELMKKLDILGDNANLTNEEQVVIIQARTVLTLAEKWLQQIEVTESALQQKMLDLENEKELFSKQKGYLDDELDFRKQSLDQAHKQILELEAMLYDALQQEAGAKISELLSEEEKEKLKSAVEQWKRQVMSELRERDAQILRERMELIQHAQQRIKELEERIEGQKRQIKELEEKLSFFGHSPSGHMHKPPEATAAAPAVLAGGTALLPEPLAETWHSPSPEPPGSLLLATAGAGWGTASGAEPGWERVLRAPRSLWRGQN; translated from the exons ATGGCCAAGAGGGGCTCCAGCAGCCGCGCCAGGGGGGACAAGCCCGACGCGCTGGCCGCCCTGCAGGCCGCCAACGAGGAGCTCAGGGCCAAGCTCACCGACATCCAGATTGAGCTCCAGCAGGAGAAGAGCAAG GTCAGCAAGTTGGAAAGGGAGAAGAATCAGGAAGTGAAGCAGATCAAGGAGCACGAACAGCATAAAAGCACAGTGGTGGTCACAGAGCTCAAAGTCAAACTTCATGAAGACAAAATGAAGGAGCTCCAAGCTGTTCGAGAAACTCTTCTGAGACAGCACGAAGCCGAGCTGCtcagagtaataaaaattaaagacaatGAAATCCAGAGACTCCAGACCCTGCTGAACGCCGTGCGTGAGGGGGGCCCCGACAAGGTGAAAACGGTGCTGCTCACCGAGGCCAAGGAGGAGGCCAAGAAGGGCTTCGAGGTGGAGAAAATCAAAATGCAGCAAGAAATTTCTGAGCTGAAGGGGGCCAAGAAGCAGGTGGAGGAGGCTCTGACGATGGTGATCCAGGCTGACAAGATGAAAGCAGCCGAGATCAGGAGTGTGTACCACCTGCACCAGGAGGAGATCACCCGCATCAAGAGGGAGTGCGAGAGGGAAATCCGCAGGCTG ATGGAGGAGATTAAGTTTAAGGACAGAGCAGTCTTCGTGCTGGAGAGAGAGTTAGGGGTGCGAGCCGGGCACGCTCAGAGACTGCAGCTCCAAAAGGAGGCTTTAGATGAACAACTGTCCCAGCTCAAAGAGTCTGACCGGCATCTGAGCAGCCCCAAGCGGGAACTTCCTTATGCAAGTGGTGCAGGAGACGCTTCAGATCATTCGGGAAGCCCT GAACAGCAGTTGGATGAAAAGGACGCCCGGCGCTTCCAGCTGAAAATCGCAGAGCTGAGCGGGATCATCCGCAAGCTGGAGGACAGGAACGCGCTGCTGTCGGAGGAGAGGAACGAGCTG TTGAAGCGTCTCAGAGAAGCAGAAAGTCAGTATAAGCCCATTTTGGACAAAAACAAACGCCTCAGTAGGAAGAATGAGGAGTTGTCACATGCCTTACGTcgaatggaaaataaattgaaatttgTGACACAGGAAAATATTGCCATG AGGCAAAGAACTGGAGTGATAAGGAGACCAAGCTCCCTAAATGACCTTGACCACAGCCAGGAAGAAAGGGAAGTGGATTTCCTGAGACTACAAGTTATTGAGCAGCAAAACATCATTGATGAGCTCTCCAAG ACCCTGGAGACTGCTGGCTATGTGAAGAGTGTCATG GAACGTGATAAGCTGCTACGGTTcaggaagcagaggaaaaaaatgacaagAATTCCTAag AAGCCGGTGGTGGAGACGTTCTATGGCTACGACGAGGAGGCTTCCCTGGAGTCCGATGGCTCCTCCATCTCCTACCAAACCGACCGCACTGACCAGACCCCCTGCACGCCTGAGGACGACCTGGAGGAG GGCATGGCCAAGGAGGAGACGGAGCTGCGGTTCCGGCAGCTGACGATGGAGTACCAGGCCCTGCAGCGCGCCTAcgccctgctgcaggagcaggtcGGGGGCACCCTGGATGCAGAACGAGAAGTCAAG ACACGTGAGCAGCTCCAAGCAGAAATACACCGGTCCCAGGCTCAGAtagaagacctggagaaggctctggctgagcagggacag GACATGAAGTGGATTGAGGAGAAGCAGGCCTTGTACAGAAGGAATCAGGAACTGGTAGAAAAG ATCAGGCAGATGGAGGCCGAGGAGGCGCGCCTCAAACACGACGTGCAGGACGCGAAGGACCAGAACGAGCTGCTGGAGTTCAGGatcctggagctggag gagagagagagacgCTCCCCGGCCATCACCTTCCACCACGGCCCCTTCACGGAGGGGAAGAGCCCTCTGCAGGTGTACTGCGAGGCCGAAGGTGTAACA GACATCGTAGTAGCAGAGCTGATGAAAAAGTTGGACATTTTAGGGGATAACGCC AATCTGACCAACGAGGAGCAGGTGGTCATCATCCAGGCCAGGACTGTCCTGACGCTGGCTGAGAAG tgGCTCCAGCAGATCGAGGTGACCGAGTCTGCACTGCAGCAGAAGATGCTGGACCTGGAGAACGAGAAG GAGCTGTTCAGCAAGCAGAAGGGCTACCTGGACGATGAGCTGGACTTCAGGAAGCAGTCCCTGGACCAGGCTCACAAG CAAATTCTGGAATTAGAAGCCATGCTCTATGATGCCCTGCAGCAAGAAGCTGGAGCCAAAATTTCCGAACTTCTttcagaagaggagaaggagaagctgaAGAGCGCCGTGGAGCAGTGGAAGCGGCAGGTGATGAGCGAGCTCCGGGAGAGGGACGCCCAAATCCTGCGGGAAAGGATGGAGCTCATCCAGCACGCCCAGCAG AGAATTAAAGAGCTAGAAGAAAGAATTGAAGGccaaaaaagacaaataaaagagTTAGAGGAAAAG ctTTCATTCTTTGGTCATAGTCCTTCAGGCCACATGCACAAG CCCCCTGAGgccactgcagctgctcctgctgtcctTGCCGGAGGGACAGCGCTGCTCCCCGAGCCCCTGGCAGAGACTTGGCACTCCCCATCCCCGGAGCCACCTgggtccctgctgctggccacggcaggggcaggctggggcactgccagcggggctgagccgggctgggagcgggTCCTGAGAGCCCCGAGGAGCCTTTGGAGGGGACAGAACTGA
- the JAKMIP3 gene encoding janus kinase and microtubule-interacting protein 3 isoform X5, whose protein sequence is MAKRGSSSRARGDKPDALAALQAANEELRAKLTDIQIELQQEKSKVSKLEREKNQEVKQIKEHEQHKSTVVVTELKVKLHEDKMKELQAVRETLLRQHEAELLRVIKIKDNEIQRLQTLLNAVREGGPDKVKTVLLTEAKEEAKKGFEVEKIKMQQEISELKGAKKQVEEALTMVIQADKMKAAEIRSVYHLHQEEITRIKRECEREIRRLMEEIKFKDRAVFVLERELGVRAGHAQRLQLQKEALDEQLSQLKESDRHLSSPKRELPYASGAGDASDHSGSPEQQLDEKDARRFQLKIAELSGIIRKLEDRNALLSEERNELLKRLREAESQYKPILDKNKRLSRKNEELSHALRRMENKLKFVTQENIAMRQRTGVIRRPSSLNDLDHSQEEREVDFLRLQVIEQQNIIDELSKTLETAGYVKSVMERDKLLRFRKQRKKMTRIPKPVVETFYGYDEEASLESDGSSISYQTDRTDQTPCTPEDDLEEGMAKEETELRFRQLTMEYQALQRAYALLQEQVGGTLDAEREVKTREQLQAEIHRSQAQIEDLEKALAEQGQDMKWIEEKQALYRRNQELVEKIRQMEAEEARLKHDVQDAKDQNELLEFRILELEERERRSPAITFHHGPFTEGKSPLQVYCEAEGVTDIVVAELMKKLDILGDNANLTNEEQVVIIQARTVLTLAEKWLQQIEVTESALQQKMLDLENEKELFSKQKGYLDDELDFRKQSLDQAHKQILELEAMLYDALQQEAGAKISELLSEEEKEKLKSAVEQWKRQVMSELRERDAQILRERMELIQHAQQRIKELEERIEGQKRQIKELEEKLSFFGHSPSGHMHKPPEATAAAPAVLAGGTALLPEPLAETWHSPSPEPPGSLLLATAGAGWGTASGAEPGWERVLRAPRSLWRGQN, encoded by the exons ATGGCCAAGAGGGGCTCCAGCAGCCGCGCCAGGGGGGACAAGCCCGACGCGCTGGCCGCCCTGCAGGCCGCCAACGAGGAGCTCAGGGCCAAGCTCACCGACATCCAGATTGAGCTCCAGCAGGAGAAGAGCAAG GTCAGCAAGTTGGAAAGGGAGAAGAATCAGGAAGTGAAGCAGATCAAGGAGCACGAACAGCATAAAAGCACAGTGGTGGTCACAGAGCTCAAAGTCAAACTTCATGAAGACAAAATGAAGGAGCTCCAAGCTGTTCGAGAAACTCTTCTGAGACAGCACGAAGCCGAGCTGCtcagagtaataaaaattaaagacaatGAAATCCAGAGACTCCAGACCCTGCTGAACGCCGTGCGTGAGGGGGGCCCCGACAAGGTGAAAACGGTGCTGCTCACCGAGGCCAAGGAGGAGGCCAAGAAGGGCTTCGAGGTGGAGAAAATCAAAATGCAGCAAGAAATTTCTGAGCTGAAGGGGGCCAAGAAGCAGGTGGAGGAGGCTCTGACGATGGTGATCCAGGCTGACAAGATGAAAGCAGCCGAGATCAGGAGTGTGTACCACCTGCACCAGGAGGAGATCACCCGCATCAAGAGGGAGTGCGAGAGGGAAATCCGCAGGCTG ATGGAGGAGATTAAGTTTAAGGACAGAGCAGTCTTCGTGCTGGAGAGAGAGTTAGGGGTGCGAGCCGGGCACGCTCAGAGACTGCAGCTCCAAAAGGAGGCTTTAGATGAACAACTGTCCCAGCTCAAAGAGTCTGACCGGCATCTGAGCAGCCCCAAGCGGGAACTTCCTTATGCAAGTGGTGCAGGAGACGCTTCAGATCATTCGGGAAGCCCT GAACAGCAGTTGGATGAAAAGGACGCCCGGCGCTTCCAGCTGAAAATCGCAGAGCTGAGCGGGATCATCCGCAAGCTGGAGGACAGGAACGCGCTGCTGTCGGAGGAGAGGAACGAGCTG TTGAAGCGTCTCAGAGAAGCAGAAAGTCAGTATAAGCCCATTTTGGACAAAAACAAACGCCTCAGTAGGAAGAATGAGGAGTTGTCACATGCCTTACGTcgaatggaaaataaattgaaatttgTGACACAGGAAAATATTGCCATG AGGCAAAGAACTGGAGTGATAAGGAGACCAAGCTCCCTAAATGACCTTGACCACAGCCAGGAAGAAAGGGAAGTGGATTTCCTGAGACTACAAGTTATTGAGCAGCAAAACATCATTGATGAGCTCTCCAAG ACCCTGGAGACTGCTGGCTATGTGAAGAGTGTCATG GAACGTGATAAGCTGCTACGGTTcaggaagcagaggaaaaaaatgacaagAATTCCTAag CCGGTGGTGGAGACGTTCTATGGCTACGACGAGGAGGCTTCCCTGGAGTCCGATGGCTCCTCCATCTCCTACCAAACCGACCGCACTGACCAGACCCCCTGCACGCCTGAGGACGACCTGGAGGAG GGCATGGCCAAGGAGGAGACGGAGCTGCGGTTCCGGCAGCTGACGATGGAGTACCAGGCCCTGCAGCGCGCCTAcgccctgctgcaggagcaggtcGGGGGCACCCTGGATGCAGAACGAGAAGTCAAG ACACGTGAGCAGCTCCAAGCAGAAATACACCGGTCCCAGGCTCAGAtagaagacctggagaaggctctggctgagcagggacag GACATGAAGTGGATTGAGGAGAAGCAGGCCTTGTACAGAAGGAATCAGGAACTGGTAGAAAAG ATCAGGCAGATGGAGGCCGAGGAGGCGCGCCTCAAACACGACGTGCAGGACGCGAAGGACCAGAACGAGCTGCTGGAGTTCAGGatcctggagctggag gagagagagagacgCTCCCCGGCCATCACCTTCCACCACGGCCCCTTCACGGAGGGGAAGAGCCCTCTGCAGGTGTACTGCGAGGCCGAAGGTGTAACA GACATCGTAGTAGCAGAGCTGATGAAAAAGTTGGACATTTTAGGGGATAACGCC AATCTGACCAACGAGGAGCAGGTGGTCATCATCCAGGCCAGGACTGTCCTGACGCTGGCTGAGAAG tgGCTCCAGCAGATCGAGGTGACCGAGTCTGCACTGCAGCAGAAGATGCTGGACCTGGAGAACGAGAAG GAGCTGTTCAGCAAGCAGAAGGGCTACCTGGACGATGAGCTGGACTTCAGGAAGCAGTCCCTGGACCAGGCTCACAAG CAAATTCTGGAATTAGAAGCCATGCTCTATGATGCCCTGCAGCAAGAAGCTGGAGCCAAAATTTCCGAACTTCTttcagaagaggagaaggagaagctgaAGAGCGCCGTGGAGCAGTGGAAGCGGCAGGTGATGAGCGAGCTCCGGGAGAGGGACGCCCAAATCCTGCGGGAAAGGATGGAGCTCATCCAGCACGCCCAGCAG AGAATTAAAGAGCTAGAAGAAAGAATTGAAGGccaaaaaagacaaataaaagagTTAGAGGAAAAG ctTTCATTCTTTGGTCATAGTCCTTCAGGCCACATGCACAAG CCCCCTGAGgccactgcagctgctcctgctgtcctTGCCGGAGGGACAGCGCTGCTCCCCGAGCCCCTGGCAGAGACTTGGCACTCCCCATCCCCGGAGCCACCTgggtccctgctgctggccacggcaggggcaggctggggcactgccagcggggctgagccgggctgggagcgggTCCTGAGAGCCCCGAGGAGCCTTTGGAGGGGACAGAACTGA